A segment of the Ipomoea triloba cultivar NCNSP0323 chromosome 1, ASM357664v1 genome:
GTAAAACAGTAATTTTAAAGAGTGCTTCATTTCAGGGCTTTCATTTTACACCACAGAGAAGGGTCTGTCAGAGACATTTTCTCAATTCGGCCAAGTCATTGAAGGTGCTTCCGGTTCTGGCAAAGATACACATTTGTTGATCATTCTTTTAAGCTAAATAGAgtataaacaatttaaatgtGTTTTGTTTTCAGCTAAAGTCGTTACTGACAGAGTCTCAGACAAATCAAAGGGTTTTGGATTTGTCACCTATGCTTCACAAGATGAAGCAGAGACGGCCCTCAAAGAAATGAATGGAAAGGtatgcccatatatatatatatagattttgtgTATACATGATCCACACACAGAACAATGCATGCTCGAATTTCTTCAGCCTAACGTTGCATCATAAATGACACAGCCTCTAAATGGACGTGTTATCTTCGTGGACTATGCAAGACCTAAGACTTTTGGTGGTGGCATGCCAATAGCAAGAGGACCTCCTGAATTGCCACCAAAACAGAGTGTCGTTGAAGAAGGAACCGAAATGCCCAGATAAACTGCTTGATATAGCACACGCCTATTTTCCAGTTCCTTATATTGATCAATCGGGGGAACCTAGCCGATCAAGAATTAGGCTTTTTTGGTCTTCAGGTATCAGCCCGCGACCACAGACTGGCCATACTACATCAGTTTATAAGGTGTGATTCAAAAATAACTCTTACCTGTTGAGGAATTCCAACAAATACAACATTTCTGTACCTGGTGGTTTTGTTAGAATATATTGttgaaagttttattttgtaCTTCTTACACTAGCAAGTAGTGGACTCAAGCCTAGGACTTGGGAGCTTAAcaataaattgattattacCCAAAAGGTTTGACCAAGTGACTGAAGCATGATTCTTGTGCTTGAAGGTCTTGATTTCGGTTCTTGACAATAACCTCTTGGTTGAGCCATTGCTCATGGTCTTCTTTGTGTAGTGCAGTTTACTTTTCCTGTGTGGTTCGTAGGTTATTATACAAGAGTGGAGTTTTTTCCATGCACACTCTTGGATAGTAGTTGTGTGTTGCTTTCGtcatccaaaataaataaataaataagttgaTTCTTTATTTTGCTTTCCCATCTACAAAATATCATGATTTTACTGTAATAATGGGCTATAGTTTGTATTCTTTTACTCTTTGCATTATCTAAAGTAGATGATCCTGGCTAAAGTTCATATTAGATCTTGCCTATCTTCAAATCTTTCTATGGAAACTACTAATATTTTTTGTACTTTAGTAAAAAACTTGTTCAAAAACTTGAATAAAAACATTTctgtattattttgtaattaatcaAAAGTTTTTTAAGAATGTTTGTGTTGTTtgctaattaatcaaaaattAAGAAACTCGTTTCTTAGGTcaaaaacatgttttttttttgcatagtaTCTCATATACCAAGAAATTTAAGGTACATAAAAATGGCACCAACATAATAAATTTACAGTGTGATTGGTTGGCATGAATTATGTAATTCTTTTGCAATTAAATTCCAATTCAGCAgtagtggaaaaaaaattaaagaaattaacaCATTTgccctttttattattattattattcccttCCCATTTTCAATAATTGTATTTCTGCCtgccaaacaatgtaatttgaattattactttatttttcacCATCTTTTCCCTCCCTAATTTGATCCTCCGAACGAAATGCCAcgttatatatttacaatagtAACTTTATGAatcaaatttatgtatttaaagtGACTATATGTacttgtatatttatttttaaaaaaaattaaaatatatttttaataatatatttttatatatattaattttatttgtgcaaaaataaaaaggagaaaaaaggaaaaattaaataagtactctctctgtcccatattacctgtcttactttcctttatagtttgtcccaaaatgttgtcaTCTTTTTTAAATTGAACATTACCATTATTCtacttttcccaatttacccttatgacttttactttctttattgcttttatttccaaaagtgaaaaagtttgGGACATAGTTGGAAAGCACatcacatttattttaattttttaaaaagcgcacaaaaagtaaatgagagaTCCAATTCAAGACGAAGAGagtaaaatttttagattagtGTCCATATTTCAAGGTGGACCACATAATTCACAATATAGCTACAACGCTATTAAGTCGGGAAACATCTTGGGATATTGGTGAAAGATGAATTTGCAAACATAGAAAATATTGACATCATTCTTAGAGTGTTTCCCAAGCTTTTAGAGtgtcaaagatcttgtggttaaATGGCATTGATATGGCTCTTCCAAGTGAGATGtgttttagtaggttgagaaagtatgtatgaacagatgcTACATTATAATGGAGTGcttcaattatt
Coding sequences within it:
- the LOC116019257 gene encoding small RNA-binding protein 11, chloroplastic-like → MAALRRLQNITTHIARPSCFFLSRRGVASKLFVGGLSFYTTEKGLSETFSQFGQVIEAKVVTDRVSDKSKGFGFVTYASQDEAETALKEMNGKPLNGRVIFVDYARPKTFGGGMPIARGPPELPPKQSVVEEGTEMPR